A genome region from Lentisphaerota bacterium includes the following:
- a CDS encoding type II toxin-antitoxin system VapC family toxin, with amino-acid sequence MNVVDTSGWIEFLFDGSHAGVFAPLVENVDELLVPVICLYEVFKKVNAVADEAKALQAIGQMKQGRVIEVTEAIALRAALISLKHRLPMADSLILSTAWSERATLWTQDGHFAGLPGVEYTRPSPRAPSGRGKPRR; translated from the coding sequence ATGAACGTTGTCGACACGTCAGGCTGGATCGAGTTCCTGTTCGATGGAAGCCATGCAGGTGTGTTTGCGCCTCTGGTCGAGAACGTGGACGAACTGCTTGTTCCCGTGATTTGCCTGTACGAGGTCTTCAAGAAAGTGAATGCGGTCGCCGACGAGGCGAAGGCCCTGCAGGCCATTGGACAGATGAAACAAGGCCGAGTGATTGAAGTCACCGAAGCGATTGCGCTGCGTGCGGCGCTCATCAGCCTCAAGCACCGTCTGCCCATGGCGGACAGTCTGATCCTGTCGACCGCCTGGTCGGAACGGGCCACGCTCTGGACGCAGGACGGACACTTTGCCGGGCTGCCGGGCGTCGAATACACGAGGCCCAGCCCCCGGGCACCCAGCGGTCGCGGCAAGCCGCGCCGCTGA
- a CDS encoding acyl-CoA dehydrogenase: MANFFTDNEDIQFLFQHMNLARVAALREQNFRFAKEFDFAPADAPEALDNYRRILEVIGEIAGERVAPTAADTDTAGNILNADGSVTYAPGIAEAVKLLGQADAMGFILPYRFGGLNGPNLLYTMSNDIVSRADAALMNIYGLQGIAETINAFASEEIKRDYLPRMTSGEWTGAMVLTEPDAGSDLQAVKTKAYQDASGQWLVRGVKRFITNGCGQVLLVLARTEPEIADGRGLSCLLVERGPRVRVRRLEHKLGINGSPTCEICFDDAPAKLIGERRRGLITYVMSLMNGARIGIAAQSLGIGEAAYRVARAYAHSRKQFNTAIENFPAVRDLLLDMSLDVQAARALSYYAAYSVDLEEGLGVCVAEAQQAAPDELKRLRAEERKYKAFSKMLTPMAKYFSSEMSMRVSNSSMAVLGGSGYMKDYAVERHLRDSRITTIYEGTSQLQVVASLAGVIGDTVGEVIQDILGDRVWPHELETQVVHIREGQALLAESVAFVKAQTASNAYRDLHGRKLVDMAVDLIVAALFCDQATASPKKLLVAKRWLAERMPRLRMLKEQVCSGETSALTDFEMLAGPLPVAD; this comes from the coding sequence ATGGCGAATTTCTTCACCGACAACGAGGACATCCAGTTCCTCTTCCAGCACATGAACCTGGCGCGCGTGGCCGCTCTCCGGGAGCAGAACTTCCGCTTTGCGAAGGAGTTCGACTTTGCGCCGGCCGACGCGCCGGAGGCGCTCGATAACTACCGCCGCATTCTGGAGGTCATCGGCGAGATCGCCGGCGAGCGCGTGGCGCCGACCGCCGCCGACACCGACACGGCCGGCAACATCCTGAACGCCGACGGCAGCGTCACCTACGCGCCGGGAATCGCCGAGGCGGTCAAGCTCCTCGGGCAGGCCGATGCGATGGGTTTCATCCTGCCCTACCGCTTCGGCGGGCTGAACGGCCCGAACCTGCTCTACACGATGTCGAATGACATCGTCAGCCGGGCCGACGCCGCGCTGATGAACATTTACGGGCTCCAGGGCATCGCCGAGACCATCAACGCCTTCGCGAGCGAGGAGATCAAGCGGGACTACCTCCCCCGCATGACGAGCGGCGAATGGACGGGCGCGATGGTGCTGACCGAGCCGGATGCCGGCAGCGACCTGCAGGCGGTGAAGACCAAGGCCTACCAGGACGCCTCCGGGCAGTGGCTGGTCCGCGGCGTGAAACGCTTCATCACCAACGGCTGCGGCCAGGTGCTGCTGGTGCTGGCCCGCACCGAGCCGGAGATCGCCGACGGACGCGGCCTCTCCTGCCTGCTGGTCGAGCGCGGCCCGCGGGTGCGCGTGCGCCGCCTGGAGCACAAGCTCGGCATCAACGGCAGCCCGACCTGCGAGATCTGCTTTGACGACGCCCCGGCCAAGCTGATCGGCGAGCGCCGGCGCGGCCTGATCACGTACGTCATGAGCCTGATGAACGGCGCGCGCATCGGCATCGCCGCGCAGAGCCTGGGCATTGGCGAGGCGGCCTACCGCGTCGCCCGCGCCTACGCCCACAGCCGCAAGCAGTTCAACACCGCCATCGAGAACTTCCCGGCGGTGCGCGACCTGCTCCTCGACATGAGCCTCGATGTGCAGGCGGCGCGCGCGCTGAGCTACTACGCGGCCTATTCCGTGGACCTGGAAGAGGGACTGGGCGTCTGCGTCGCCGAGGCCCAGCAGGCCGCGCCCGACGAGCTCAAGCGTCTGCGCGCCGAGGAGCGCAAGTACAAGGCGTTCAGCAAGATGCTGACCCCGATGGCGAAGTACTTCTCGTCCGAGATGTCCATGCGCGTCTCCAACAGCTCGATGGCCGTGCTCGGCGGCAGCGGCTACATGAAGGACTACGCGGTCGAGCGCCACCTGCGCGACAGCCGCATCACCACGATCTACGAAGGCACCAGCCAGCTCCAGGTGGTCGCCTCTCTGGCGGGCGTCATCGGCGACACCGTGGGCGAGGTCATCCAGGATATCCTGGGCGACCGCGTCTGGCCGCACGAGCTGGAGACGCAGGTGGTCCATATCCGCGAGGGGCAGGCGCTGCTGGCCGAGTCGGTGGCGTTCGTCAAGGCGCAGACGGCCAGCAACGCCTACCGCGACCTCCACGGCCGCAAGCTGGTCGACATGGCGGTCGATCTGATCGTGGCCGCGCTCTTCTGCGACCAGGCCACGGCCAGCCCCAAGAAGCTGCTGGTCGCGAAGCGCTGGCTGGCGGAACGGATGCCGCGGTTACGCATGCTTAAGGAACAGGTGTGCTCGGGCGAAACCTCCGCGCTCACCGACTTTGAGATGCTGGCCGGCCCGTTGCCGGTCGCCGACTAA
- a CDS encoding RDD family protein, with the protein MPMSERLWYYAVDGRQEGPVPESALQQLFQSQRLRPETLVWAETMKDWMCASSVEGLLPPGSHLPPAPPIAMPVAAAFAGYAGFWKRFAACLIDGFVLMVAGFVVGFIFGMVYGAATGSVEGAEAIGNLIGVVMGWLYSALLESSPRQATLGKMALGIKVTDVDGNPISFAKATGRHFGKILSVLTLFVGFIMVGITERKQGLHDMMAGCLVVNA; encoded by the coding sequence ATGCCGATGAGTGAGCGTCTGTGGTACTACGCGGTTGACGGCCGTCAGGAGGGACCCGTTCCGGAAAGTGCGCTCCAGCAACTGTTCCAGTCCCAGCGGCTGCGTCCGGAGACTCTGGTCTGGGCCGAAACGATGAAGGATTGGATGTGCGCCTCATCAGTCGAGGGGCTTCTGCCGCCGGGTTCACACCTGCCGCCCGCGCCTCCGATCGCGATGCCTGTGGCCGCGGCGTTCGCGGGGTACGCCGGATTCTGGAAACGGTTTGCGGCGTGCCTCATTGACGGTTTCGTCCTGATGGTCGCCGGATTCGTCGTGGGGTTCATCTTCGGGATGGTGTATGGGGCCGCGACCGGATCTGTCGAGGGTGCGGAGGCCATCGGCAATCTGATTGGCGTCGTCATGGGGTGGCTCTATTCGGCCTTGCTCGAAAGCTCGCCGCGACAGGCCACGCTCGGTAAAATGGCGCTGGGGATCAAGGTCACCGATGTGGACGGCAATCCCATTTCGTTTGCCAAAGCCACAGGCCGGCACTTTGGCAAGATCCTTTCGGTCCTGACCCTGTTTGTCGGCTTCATCATGGTCGGCATCACCGAGCGCAAGCAGGGGCTGCACGACATGATGGCGGGTTGCCTCGTCGTCAACGCCTGA
- a CDS encoding electron transfer flavoprotein subunit alpha/FixB family protein → MIEVNRKGEVWVFAEQEAGHLSEVPLELLSKGRELADQLGVPLAAVLVGSKVRPLCATLAQHGADLIYLAEDGVLTHYQTASYTRVVCDLITAYKPQICLFGATAIGRDLAPTVASAMKCGLTADCTDLQIGDHTDPQTKEHIAKLLLQIRPAFGGNIIATIVNPHRWPQMATVREGVMRMTVAEAGRTGKTIKFPVNLAGLDLPTEVVESQRRAKKVNLKGARIIVAGGAGVGSRDAFRLIWDLANILGGAVGGSRAAVDLGYVDHDHQVGQTGTTVRPALYICCGVSGAVQHRAGMQESAKILAINIDKDAPIFGVAHYGIVGDLNEVIPRMIKSIRSGASLSDAVTGASKA, encoded by the coding sequence ATGATCGAAGTGAATCGAAAAGGCGAAGTCTGGGTGTTTGCGGAGCAGGAGGCCGGCCATCTCTCGGAGGTGCCGCTGGAGCTGCTGAGCAAGGGGCGCGAGCTGGCCGACCAGCTCGGCGTGCCGCTGGCGGCCGTGCTCGTCGGCAGCAAGGTCCGTCCGTTGTGCGCCACGCTCGCGCAGCATGGGGCCGACCTGATCTACCTGGCCGAGGATGGCGTGCTGACGCACTACCAGACCGCGAGCTACACGCGGGTCGTCTGCGACCTGATCACCGCCTACAAGCCGCAGATCTGTCTGTTCGGCGCGACGGCGATCGGCCGCGACCTGGCCCCCACCGTGGCCTCGGCCATGAAGTGCGGGCTGACGGCGGACTGCACGGACCTGCAGATCGGCGACCATACCGACCCGCAGACCAAGGAGCACATCGCCAAGCTGCTGCTGCAGATCCGCCCGGCGTTCGGCGGCAACATCATCGCGACGATCGTCAACCCGCACCGCTGGCCGCAGATGGCGACGGTGCGCGAAGGGGTGATGCGCATGACGGTGGCCGAGGCCGGCCGCACGGGCAAGACGATCAAGTTCCCGGTGAACCTCGCCGGCCTCGACCTGCCGACGGAGGTGGTCGAGTCGCAGCGCCGCGCCAAGAAGGTCAACCTCAAGGGCGCGCGGATCATCGTCGCGGGCGGGGCGGGCGTCGGGAGCCGCGACGCGTTCCGCCTGATCTGGGACCTGGCGAACATCCTCGGCGGGGCCGTGGGCGGCAGCCGCGCGGCGGTGGACCTGGGATACGTGGATCACGACCACCAGGTCGGCCAGACCGGCACGACGGTCCGTCCGGCGCTGTACATCTGCTGCGGCGTGTCGGGCGCGGTGCAGCACCGCGCCGGCATGCAGGAGTCGGCCAAGATCCTGGCCATCAACATCGACAAGGATGCGCCGATCTTCGGCGTCGCGCACTACGGCATCGTGGGCGACCTGAACGAGGTCATACCGCGGATGATCAAGAGCATCCGCTCGGGCGCGAGCCTGTCCGACGCGGTTACCGGCGCAAGCAAAGCATAA
- a CDS encoding AbrB/MazE/SpoVT family DNA-binding domain-containing protein: protein MDTVTVSPKYQVVIPVAVRERARIRAGERLQVICFDDRIELIPLRPMRSMRGFLKGYDARFERDEEDRA from the coding sequence ATGGACACGGTAACCGTATCCCCGAAATATCAGGTCGTCATTCCGGTTGCCGTCAGGGAGCGGGCCCGCATCCGCGCGGGCGAACGCCTGCAGGTCATCTGTTTCGACGATCGCATTGAACTGATCCCGCTCCGCCCCATGCGCAGCATGCGGGGCTTTCTCAAGGGGTATGATGCCCGGTTTGAGCGTGATGAGGAGGACCGGGCATGA